A genomic stretch from Candidatus Hydrogenisulfobacillus filiaventi includes:
- a CDS encoding putative D-lactate dehydrogenase (cytochrome) (Evidence 3 : Putative function from multiple computational evidences; Product type e : enzyme): protein MARLNRIRRIDPVSRLAEVEAGVVNADLQAALARYGLFYPPDPASHRISTLGGNLAENSGGPHCVRYGVTTHHVVELEVVLADGTRLTLPPARDWQPVLGDLTGVVVGSEGTLAVITAATVALTPLPPVTRTLLAAFPGVESALEAVAALIAARIWPATLELLDQRSVEMVERFVHAGYPVGAGAVLLAEVEGDPEGAGREADRVAALFRQAGALSVRLAADAAEAARLWAGRRAHYGAAARLAPHIWIQDVTVPRPALAAMMREALAIGDRYGLPVVTAAHAGDGNLHPAFPYDPEDPGSVSRLKAADRAVLEACVRLGGAITGEHGVGIDKRDNLPLMYAPHELALMRGVREVFDPGARRLNPGKALPDGPLPGPDPRPVERPPARALETPTDASEAADLIAWAAARYRRLAIRGAGTRAGPAAGDLVLSTRGLTGIPDFDPANLTVEVEAGVTAAALQARLAEAGLELPPLADARPEETVGGLVAARARCWGLGFGADWRDLLLAVEWVDGRGLRYRFGRKTMKNVAGYDLVHLAPGSRGRLGLFTRLTLRLLPRREPQAAARVRGPAPVLLAWALDQARARLRPAGLLLLRQGPEAVLYLRLAGPETPALLRSLPGTAGAAGLAWETTAPEEVAAATRRWHHLRAAALAAGRYREGGGRRGRCRGCWRRPGRPPWPCSPPPGPGRSTARDQPPPPAGCGKRAAPGGGQGPRPGSPWKHAWQPSSTPGGSSPPPGRGRHDPGHRRPDRHRPLQPLRLLPAGLPHLPPHRRGAP, encoded by the coding sequence TTGGCCCGCCTCAACCGCATCCGCCGCATTGACCCCGTCAGCCGGCTGGCCGAGGTGGAAGCGGGGGTGGTCAACGCCGACCTGCAGGCGGCGCTCGCCCGCTACGGCCTGTTCTACCCGCCCGACCCCGCCAGCCACCGCATCTCCACCCTGGGCGGCAACCTGGCCGAAAACTCGGGCGGGCCGCACTGCGTGCGCTACGGCGTCACCACCCACCACGTGGTGGAGTTAGAGGTGGTGCTGGCGGACGGCACCCGGCTGACCCTGCCGCCCGCCCGCGACTGGCAGCCTGTCCTGGGCGACCTCACCGGGGTGGTGGTGGGCTCGGAAGGGACCTTGGCCGTGATCACCGCCGCCACCGTAGCGCTCACCCCCCTGCCGCCGGTCACCCGTACCCTGCTGGCGGCCTTCCCGGGGGTGGAATCCGCCCTGGAGGCGGTGGCGGCCCTCATCGCCGCCCGCATCTGGCCCGCCACCCTGGAGCTCCTGGACCAACGCTCGGTGGAGATGGTGGAACGGTTTGTGCACGCCGGCTATCCGGTCGGGGCGGGGGCGGTACTGCTGGCAGAGGTGGAAGGGGATCCCGAAGGGGCCGGGCGGGAGGCGGACCGCGTGGCCGCCCTCTTCCGGCAGGCAGGGGCCCTCTCCGTGCGCTTGGCCGCCGACGCGGCCGAGGCCGCCCGCCTGTGGGCCGGGCGCCGGGCCCACTACGGGGCGGCCGCCCGCCTGGCACCCCACATCTGGATTCAGGATGTCACCGTGCCCCGTCCCGCCCTGGCGGCCATGATGCGAGAGGCCCTCGCCATCGGTGACCGCTACGGGCTGCCGGTGGTGACCGCCGCCCACGCCGGCGACGGCAACCTGCACCCGGCCTTCCCCTATGACCCTGAGGATCCCGGCTCGGTGAGCCGCCTCAAGGCCGCCGACCGGGCCGTGCTGGAGGCCTGCGTCCGCCTGGGCGGCGCCATCACCGGCGAACATGGGGTCGGCATCGACAAACGCGACAACCTGCCGCTCATGTACGCCCCCCACGAGCTGGCCCTGATGCGGGGGGTGCGGGAGGTCTTCGACCCCGGGGCCCGGCGCCTCAACCCCGGCAAGGCCCTGCCCGACGGCCCGCTGCCCGGCCCGGACCCGCGGCCGGTGGAGCGCCCGCCGGCGCGGGCGCTGGAGACTCCTACGGATGCGTCCGAAGCCGCCGACCTCATCGCCTGGGCGGCCGCCCGTTACCGCCGCCTGGCCATCCGGGGCGCCGGCACCCGCGCCGGTCCCGCGGCCGGGGACCTGGTCCTCTCCACCCGGGGTCTCACCGGCATCCCGGACTTCGACCCCGCCAACCTCACCGTGGAGGTGGAGGCGGGAGTGACGGCCGCCGCCCTCCAAGCCCGGCTGGCGGAAGCCGGCCTGGAGCTGCCCCCGTTAGCCGATGCCCGCCCGGAGGAGACCGTGGGCGGGCTGGTGGCAGCCCGGGCCCGCTGCTGGGGCCTGGGTTTCGGGGCCGACTGGCGCGACCTGCTGCTGGCGGTGGAATGGGTGGACGGCCGGGGCCTGCGCTACCGGTTCGGCCGCAAGACCATGAAGAACGTGGCCGGGTACGACCTGGTCCACCTGGCGCCCGGGTCCCGGGGGCGATTGGGCCTCTTCACCCGCCTGACCCTGCGCCTGCTGCCGCGGCGGGAACCGCAGGCGGCGGCCCGGGTGCGGGGCCCGGCCCCGGTCCTGCTGGCCTGGGCCCTGGATCAGGCCCGGGCGCGGCTGCGGCCGGCGGGCCTGCTCCTGCTGCGGCAGGGGCCGGAGGCCGTCCTCTACCTGCGCCTGGCCGGCCCCGAAACCCCGGCCCTGCTGCGCAGCCTGCCGGGGACGGCCGGCGCCGCCGGCCTGGCCTGGGAGACAACGGCGCCCGAGGAGGTGGCGGCCGCCACCCGCCGCTGGCACCACCTGCGGGCGGCAGCCCTGGCAGCCGGCCGCTACCGGGAGGGCGGGGGCCGCCGGGGGCGTTGCCGGGGGTGCTGGCGGCGGCCGGGACGGCCCCCCTGGCCCTGTTCCCCGCCACCGGGGCCTGGGAGGTCTACGGCCCGGGACCAGCCCCCGCCGCCGGCCGGGTGCGGGAAACGGGCGGCACCTGGCGGCGGACAGGGCCCGCGGCCTGGTTCGCCCTGGAAGCACGCCTGGCAGCCGTCTTCGACCCCCGGGGGGTCTTCGCCCCCGCCGGGGAGGGGGCGCCATGACCCCGGACACCGCCGTCCTGACCGACATCGCC
- a CDS encoding putative FAD-binding PCMH-type domain-containing protein (Evidence 3 : Putative function from multiple computational evidences): MTRPASLPPLAGALPRPEAAARPDPVRRRRLAEALQRALGPGRVHTDPAAMLPYSYDATGERWWPDAVVLPQSAGEAATAVRIAGEVGVPVVARGRAATSRGAPCLSQGGWSSAWPASTASAALTPSAGWPRWKRGWSTPTCRRRSPATACSTRPTPPATASPPWAATWPKTRAGRTACATASPPTTWWS, translated from the coding sequence ATGACCCGCCCCGCCTCCCTGCCCCCCCTCGCCGGGGCCCTGCCCCGGCCGGAGGCGGCCGCCCGTCCCGACCCCGTCCGCCGCCGGCGGCTGGCGGAGGCCTTACAACGGGCGCTGGGCCCTGGGCGTGTGCACACCGATCCGGCGGCCATGCTCCCGTACAGCTATGACGCCACCGGGGAACGCTGGTGGCCGGACGCGGTGGTCCTGCCCCAAAGCGCCGGCGAAGCGGCCACTGCGGTGCGCATCGCCGGGGAAGTGGGGGTCCCGGTGGTGGCGCGGGGGCGGGCAGCAACCTCTCGGGGGGCACCCTGCCTGTCACAGGGGGGCTGGTCATCGGCTTGGCCCGCCTCAACCGCATCCGCCGCATTGACCCCGTCAGCCGGCTGGCCGAGGTGGAAGCGGGGGTGGTCAACGCCGACCTGCAGGCGGCGCTCGCCCGCTACGGCCTGTTCTACCCGCCCGACCCCGCCAGCCACCGCATCTCCACCCTGGGCGGCAACCTGGCCGAAAACTCGGGCGGGCCGCACTGCGTGCGCTACGGCGTCACCACCCACCACGTGGTGGAGTTAG